The following is a genomic window from Chryseobacterium ginsenosidimutans.
ATTCAAAAGCAGATAGGAATTAATGCTCAAAACACAAAAATTTCCCTCCAAAATATGGCTTCAGGAATGTATATATTAAAAATTGTTACTGACAGAGAAGTTATAACCAAAAAAGTACTTAAAAACTAAAAGTAATATTTATTCTCATTTTCAATCCTTTTTCATCCGAAAAAGGATTTTTTATTAATTATTTTAATAAAAAACGATTCAATTATAGCCACAATCTATTCAAAATAATAAAACAATATACTTTATCTAAAAAACATAAAAATTAAATATTAAACTTAGAATTATATTGAATTTTTAATAACTAATTATCTATATTAGCGCAATAAAATCTAATATATAAATTTATGAAAGGAAAACTACTACCTTTGGCAAGTTTGGTACTCGCAACCATGCTTAGCACTCACTTAACAGCTCAGGAATATCAGCCAATGCCAGTACAAACTGGATTTAATGCTGATGTTATAGCTAATGGAGTCGGTCCTTCAGCAGCATCAACCAATAATGATGTTGACGGCGTGAGTTATGCATTTATTGCACGAGATTTCCAATTAACAGCAGCAAGCACTCCGCTTACTTATGGATTTCCCACTAACGGAATCATTAATTCTGCTGTAGGTTCAACTTCGGGGTTATCTTATCAGATGGCACCTTACAGTGGAAACAATTCATTGAGGCTGCAAAATACAAATGACAACGGTACTCTATTGTTTTCAACACCTATCCAGGCTGTTAGTTTATATATGATGGCAACAGGGGGAAGTGGAGACTGTACTGTAGATGTTGACATAAATTTTACGGATAACACTTCACAGACAATTACAGGAATCGACATTACAGACTGGTATTATGGAAGCAATTATGCTATTCAGGGAATCGGAAGAATTAATATTACGAATGATAATTTAGAATCAGGAAACGGAACAAACCCTAGATTATATCAAATTCCTTTAGCAATCGACGCTTCTAATCAATCCAAAAGCGTAAAAAGTGTAACGGTAACTAAAACCGGAGCAGGAGGAATTCCAAATATCTTTGCTTTCGCAGCCGATGCATACAGTGCTTGCGGATCTCCGACAAACATTACCTACACTTCAACCATGACCAGTGCTACATTAAGCTGGACGGCACCTGCAACTGCACCGTCATCAGGTTATCAATATTATTACAGCACTACACCTACTGCTCCAACAGCTACTACAACACCTTCAGGAAGCGTTCAGGCTGGTACAACAAGTGTAACAATTGGTAGCTTAACAACAGGACAGACTTACTATTTCTGGGTAAGATCAAACTGTGGCGGTTCACAAGGTTTCTGGAAAATGAAGGAATTCACAACAGGACAGGTTGCTGCTACATACACTCTTGGAGACATCAATACAGAATTTAACAACTCTGGAGTAACTACATCAACTACTACAAACTGTCCGGGAAGTATTTCTATAAATGTCCCTAACGGATACAAAATCAAATCTACAAGTGTTTCCTACAATATGACAACAGCGAGTAACGGCTGGATGAGTGAGCAAAGAACTTTATTGGTATGCTCTACCAACGGAACAACTGAAGCAGCAGTTTCTTCAGGATCAGGATCAACAGGAGGAACGTATTCTTATAACAGAACGGGTCTTACTTTGGCAAATGATCTTACCGGAACTGTAAACTTTGACCTTAGAGCATGGAGAGTTTACGGAGGAACCGATTGCAGTGTTGATTACAATAAAGTTGACAACAATACATTTACAGTAACAGTAACCCTTCAGCCAATCATTTTGGCAACAGGTGAAGTAAATGCAAAAGAGAAAGAAAGAATTGCTTATCCGAATCCATTTATTGATACTTTACATATCGAAAAAGCAGAAAATGTGAAGAAAGCAGTTATAACAGATCTTTCGGGAGTTGTAATAAAAACAGTAGAAAACCCATCTTCTGAACTATTCTTAGGGGGGCTGAAATCCGGAATGTATATGTTAACTTTAACGATGAAAGACGGTTCTGTGAAAAGCACGAAAACGATTAAGAGATAATAATTTACACACATTCATACTGAAAAGCGGGGGATAAAAATATTTTTATCCCCCGCTTTGCTTTTTATTTATTTAAAAATTAAGCCTGAGCAATTTCTCCGTTTACATAAACTTCATAACCGATTTCTACATTAGGTTCCAACGTTTTAGAAACAGAACAATACTTTTCAAAAGAGAGCTGAGCTGCTTTCTGAGCTTTTTTAGGATCAATATTACCTTCTAAAAGAAACTTAACTTTAATTGCTTTAAAAGGTTTTGCATCATCCACAGGAATTCTTTCGCCTTCCACTTCTGCTTTAAAATCCGTAATTTCCTGTCTTTGCTTTTTCAAAATAGAAACTACATCTATTCCGCTACATCCCGCAACAGCCATTAAGACACTTTCCATTGGTGAAACTCCTTTTGCTCCCGGTTGAGAGGTATTATCCAAAAGAATTGAATTCCCCTGAGAATTGGTACATTCAAATAAAAAGTCGTCGTTGATTCTATTAAGTGTTATTTTCATTTTAATTAATATTTTCTTTATTCATAAATTAATCCTTCTCCATCCATTGCACTTCTTTCTTCCTGAGACATCTGTTTTCGTAAAACTTTAACCGTATATCCACCTTTTACCACTTTTTTGTCAATATACATCCAATCGCTTATATCTGCTAATGAAACTTTAATAGAATCTCCCAATTTAATCTGTTTTACGTCAACCGGTTCATTCTGTACAACTCCAGAATACTGTCCGTCTTTGAACTTTAAATCACCAATCCAGATGTGCTCTCCTCCTCCATCGGAGGTTTCAAATTTTTGTTTAATGGTGAAATTTTCAAAATTTGGATTGTTTTCCTGAAATGCTTTTTCAAACTCAGGAAAGGTTTCTTTCGCTTTTGCAATAGCCGAGTTCATCTCGTTATCAGCATTTTCAACATATAAAACGTCCGGTTCTCCTTCTCTTTCTAACTTTCTTTTATTATCATTACAACTCGTTATGAATAATGATAAAAGACAGATTCCTATTATTTTTCTCATGATAAAATTACAAAATACCTCTCGCTTTTATCTCCAGATATTTATTGATAACGTCGATATTTAAATTCTCCGGCAACGTATAAACCGTATAAATTCCGTATTTGCGAAGTTCCTGAATGATTAATTTCTTTTCAAACTCAAATTTTTCAGCAATAATTTCATCATAGATTTCCTGCATACTTTCCGGATTTTTATGAATTAAAGTCTGCAATTCTGCATTTTTAAAGAAAACTACCACTAATAAATGGTTTTTGGCAATTCCCCGAAGATATTTTAATTGCCGGTTCAATCCGTCAAGTGTTTCAAAATTGGTGAATAACAATATTAAACTTCTTTGGTTTAAAGAATATTTTACGTCTTGATAAAGCCTATTAAAATCACTTTCAAAAAAATCTGTTTTGATATTGTAAAGTGCTTCGGAAATTTTCTTCAATTGCCCCGATTTGTTTTCAGCAGCAATTTTATTTTCCGTTTTTCTTGAGAAAGTCATCATTCCTGCTCTGTCACCTTTCTTTAAAATAATATGCGATAAAGCCATTGTTGCATTAATCGAATAATCCAGCAAGCTTAGTCCTTTGAAAGGCATTTTCATGGTTCTTCCTGTATCGATCAGCATAAAGATCCGCTGTGACTTTTCATCCTGAAACTGGTTGACCATTAAACGATTTGTCTTTGAAGTGGCTTTCCAGTTGATCGTTCTGATATCGTCTCCGGGAACATATTCTTTGATCTGCTCAAATTCCATCGTATGTCCCAGCTTTCTTATTTTTTTAATTCCACCCAGCAAAAATTCGCTCTGAATAGCCATCAATTCATATTTCCTTAAATGGATAAATGAGGGATAAGCCGGTAAATTGGCATCCTTCTGAAAATTACATCTTTTCGAAACAAACCCCAAAGGCGATGAAACATAAACATTTAAATTTCCAAAATTATATTCTCCTCTTTCTTTCGGTTCTAAAATATATTGAAAAAAACTGTTCTTTCCTGATTCAATCTGTTTTTCTATCATAAAATCTCTTTTCTGGAACTGAAACGGAATTTCATCGATAACTTTAACATTGATTTTAAAACTGTAATTGTTTTTAATATCGATTTTAACGGGATTTTCATCTCCGTTTGACAATTTTTCGGGTAAAATCCTCTGCGCTAAAATTCCATCTTTCTGATTAAAAATAAAAAGATAATCAACCATTGCAGCCAAGAAACAAAACACCAGAAAAATATGCGCCACAATCATCAGAAACGGGAAGAAAAATGCAAAGACATACAAAATTCCCACTCCGATGAGCGTAAAGAAAAAGCGCGTATTGATGTATAAGTTCTTCATTTTTTCCAGTTGCAGGTTTTAGATTTTATTTTGTTCTTTGCGATTATTTAATCTCACCTCAACCTACCTCGGAATCTCTATTCCTTCTAAAATCTGTCTGATAATTTCGTCTGCAGTAAGACCTTCCATTTCTCTTTCCGGCGATACGATTACCCTGTGCCTTAAAACTGCATAACTTGCTTCTTTGATATCTTCCGGAGTTACAAAATCTCTCCCCCTCAACGCTGCAAATGATTTTGAAGCTGTTAATAAAGCCAAACTTGCTCTTGGAGAAGCGCCTAAATATAAGAACTGATTTTCTCTTGTATTCACAATGATCTTCGCAATATATTCCATCAGCTGAGCTTCAACAATGATTTCTTTTACCAATTGTTGATAGTTTTTCAATTGCTGAGCCGTAATTACTTTATTGACAACTTCAGTTTTATCTTCTCTTTTACTTTCGTGCTGATTTTTAATAATCGCAATTTCCTGTTCAAGATTCGGGTAACCCACATTTATTTTAAACAGAAAACGGTCAAGCTGAGCTTCCGGAAGCCTGTATGTTCCTTCATGTTCGATCGGATTCTGAGTTGCTACAACCAGAAACGGTTCTTCCATTATGTAACGAACTCCGTCCATTGTAATCTGCCTTTCTTCCATTACTTCAAACAAAGCAGCCTGAGTTTTTGCAGGCGATCTGTTGATCTCATCAATTAAAATAAAATTAGAGAAAATAGGACCTTTTTTAAACTCAAATTCAGAATTTTTCACATTAAAAATTGATGTTCCCAAAATATCAGAAGGCATCAAATCCGGTGTAAACTGAATTCTGCTAAATCCTACATCAATCGTTTTTGCCAGTAATTTTGCCGTAATTGTTTTTGCAACTCCCGGAACACCTTCGATCAAAACGTGTCCGTTTGATAAAAGTGCAGCTAAAAGATGCTCAACCATATTTTCCTGACCGACAATTACTTTTGCAATTTCAGACTTTACTTTTTCTAAACTTGCACGAAGCTCTATCATCTCAATTCTCGACTGAAACTGATCTTCTTTTTTATCAAAATTTATAGAACTTTGATCTTCTATATTTTGGTTTTCAAGGTTTTCCATATTATATATTTTTTCAATATCATAATGTATCAATATAACAGTTTACCAATTGATTAGAGTGGTTTTCACTGGCTACATTATCACATTATTTATAAATTTTAAATTATTCCATCAAGCAATTTATTCATTTTTGCCAGATCTTCTTTCATTACGTGGGCATAAGGATCTTGTCCTTTTTTGATTAAATCAATTGCTTCATTAATCATTTCCGTTGGTTTTCCGGTTTTCAGATGAAGTTTTTTTGCGAATTCTTCATCCAAATTCTGAGTATCAATTAAAAGATCCATTCTTACTTTATTCAGGAAATATTGGGCTTTTTTCGCCATCATATCATGAAAATCTCCTTCCTGCAAATACAAGTTTCCGATACTTTTCACAAAATCTACCGACGTATTTTTCAACGGTTCAATGATTGGAACAATACGCTGTTTTCTTTTTGCATTAAAGAAAATAAACAAAACTAAGCCGCCCAAAAGAACCCACCAGGCATATTTTAAGGCAGGATTTGAAAGAATAAACCTTAGGAAGAACTGAGATGCTTTGGAATTGCTTTCTACAAACCACAACGTTTCTTTATTATCAAGATATGAAAAAATATCCTGTGTGTATCTTACATTTCCACGTTGTAAGAGGTAATAATTGGTAATAAAAAGCGGTTCACAATGAACATAAATATTTCCTTTTCCGAATTTGGCTTTGATAAAATTTGCCTGATCAGAATTATTCTTTTCAACGGTTTTCCCAAGAACTTCTACATTTGGTTTGATGTATGTAAAACCTCTTCCTGATGGGAATTTATCTAATTTAATAAAGTCGTTCAGGTATTTTGTATCGGTTAATTTTAAAACATTTTCATCCTCAAAAGAAATCTGAGAATCATAATAACCGATACTGTCGGAAATCTCTTTCGGAATCTCACTTATGATCAACATCGCATCAGAACCGCTGGAAACCTGATCTAAGATTTTGTTCCAGGATTCACCATCAACTTCATGTTCGATGACTAAAATATTATGCGGTTTTTTCTTATTCTGATTGTAATAATCGTAAGGAGTCTGATCGATTCTTTTAACCTTATTTTTAAAAAGATCTTTAATTTCGTTATTAAAAACAAACAATCCGAAAGGTGATTTCTGGGTAGTTTTGAAATTTTTCCGCCAATCCGTACTTTCTGTTTTATTCACTTCAAACAACGCCAAAATCACCATTACAATGATGAAAATTACAGCATATATTTTGAAAGTTTTATTCATGATAACAGTTTAATTACGGTTTAAATGATTGATATTGGTTTTTAAATTTCAAATAACTCTCTTCATCAATATTAAATTCTCCATACCAAACATAGTCGAAAATATAGGAAAGATCATAAAAACCGTCCTTCAAATGGGGAGCCTTCAATTCTGCCACATAATCTTTATTGGTTTTCTCAGGATTCCAGATAATCAGTTTTTTATCGCTTAATTTTTTAAGGATAAATAAAAACTGATAACGAACTGCAGACCGGAAATCTCCTGATTTTTCAAACTTCAAAATACTTTCCGGGAAATTAATCTCATGAATATTTTCATGCAATTCTTCATCTTTGATATGAACCTTTCTATTTTTCTTTCCAAATAAGAAATTACCGTCTTTTCCTATTAAATATTTAATGATAAAATAAACAAGAAAACCGACCAGAACAATTGCAAATAGACGAAGCAAAACTCCTGCAAAATCACCTGATTTTGTGAGAACTGTTTCTCCAAAAATACTGTCTAAGAGTTCACCGATTTTTTTCATCAGCTTTTCCCAGAAAGACATTCTAGGCTTTACAGTTGTATAATCGAACTCTTTTCCTTTGTATCTGGACTGAATATTTTCTTTAAATTTTTTCGGATAAACAGTGTTTTCCGTCACGGGATTTTTAGACAAAACAGAATCTGCGCGATACATATTTTTGTAATGTCCGGTTTCCAGAGAATCCACATACGCTTCTCCGATCGGCGGTGGCGGATCGTTTTCTGTCTGAGCATAAGTACACTCAACAGAGAAAAAAATCAGTAAAAAGAGCAGAATTTTATTCATTAATACCGATGGTTTCTATTT
Proteins encoded in this region:
- a CDS encoding T9SS type A sorting domain-containing protein, encoding MKGKLLPLASLVLATMLSTHLTAQEYQPMPVQTGFNADVIANGVGPSAASTNNDVDGVSYAFIARDFQLTAASTPLTYGFPTNGIINSAVGSTSGLSYQMAPYSGNNSLRLQNTNDNGTLLFSTPIQAVSLYMMATGGSGDCTVDVDINFTDNTSQTITGIDITDWYYGSNYAIQGIGRINITNDNLESGNGTNPRLYQIPLAIDASNQSKSVKSVTVTKTGAGGIPNIFAFAADAYSACGSPTNITYTSTMTSATLSWTAPATAPSSGYQYYYSTTPTAPTATTTPSGSVQAGTTSVTIGSLTTGQTYYFWVRSNCGGSQGFWKMKEFTTGQVAATYTLGDINTEFNNSGVTTSTTTNCPGSISINVPNGYKIKSTSVSYNMTTASNGWMSEQRTLLVCSTNGTTEAAVSSGSGSTGGTYSYNRTGLTLANDLTGTVNFDLRAWRVYGGTDCSVDYNKVDNNTFTVTVTLQPIILATGEVNAKEKERIAYPNPFIDTLHIEKAENVKKAVITDLSGVVIKTVENPSSELFLGGLKSGMYMLTLTMKDGSVKSTKTIKR
- a CDS encoding OsmC family protein; its protein translation is MKITLNRINDDFLFECTNSQGNSILLDNTSQPGAKGVSPMESVLMAVAGCSGIDVVSILKKQRQEITDFKAEVEGERIPVDDAKPFKAIKVKFLLEGNIDPKKAQKAAQLSFEKYCSVSKTLEPNVEIGYEVYVNGEIAQA
- a CDS encoding YegJ family protein; amino-acid sequence: MRKIIGICLLSLFITSCNDNKRKLEREGEPDVLYVENADNEMNSAIAKAKETFPEFEKAFQENNPNFENFTIKQKFETSDGGGEHIWIGDLKFKDGQYSGVVQNEPVDVKQIKLGDSIKVSLADISDWMYIDKKVVKGGYTVKVLRKQMSQEERSAMDGEGLIYE
- a CDS encoding DUF58 domain-containing protein, whose protein sequence is MKNLYINTRFFFTLIGVGILYVFAFFFPFLMIVAHIFLVFCFLAAMVDYLFIFNQKDGILAQRILPEKLSNGDENPVKIDIKNNYSFKINVKVIDEIPFQFQKRDFMIEKQIESGKNSFFQYILEPKERGEYNFGNLNVYVSSPLGFVSKRCNFQKDANLPAYPSFIHLRKYELMAIQSEFLLGGIKKIRKLGHTMEFEQIKEYVPGDDIRTINWKATSKTNRLMVNQFQDEKSQRIFMLIDTGRTMKMPFKGLSLLDYSINATMALSHIILKKGDRAGMMTFSRKTENKIAAENKSGQLKKISEALYNIKTDFFESDFNRLYQDVKYSLNQRSLILLFTNFETLDGLNRQLKYLRGIAKNHLLVVVFFKNAELQTLIHKNPESMQEIYDEIIAEKFEFEKKLIIQELRKYGIYTVYTLPENLNIDVINKYLEIKARGIL
- a CDS encoding AAA family ATPase is translated as MENLENQNIEDQSSINFDKKEDQFQSRIEMIELRASLEKVKSEIAKVIVGQENMVEHLLAALLSNGHVLIEGVPGVAKTITAKLLAKTIDVGFSRIQFTPDLMPSDILGTSIFNVKNSEFEFKKGPIFSNFILIDEINRSPAKTQAALFEVMEERQITMDGVRYIMEEPFLVVATQNPIEHEGTYRLPEAQLDRFLFKINVGYPNLEQEIAIIKNQHESKREDKTEVVNKVITAQQLKNYQQLVKEIIVEAQLMEYIAKIIVNTRENQFLYLGASPRASLALLTASKSFAALRGRDFVTPEDIKEASYAVLRHRVIVSPEREMEGLTADEIIRQILEGIEIPR
- a CDS encoding DUF4350 domain-containing protein, whose protein sequence is MNKTFKIYAVIFIIVMVILALFEVNKTESTDWRKNFKTTQKSPFGLFVFNNEIKDLFKNKVKRIDQTPYDYYNQNKKKPHNILVIEHEVDGESWNKILDQVSSGSDAMLIISEIPKEISDSIGYYDSQISFEDENVLKLTDTKYLNDFIKLDKFPSGRGFTYIKPNVEVLGKTVEKNNSDQANFIKAKFGKGNIYVHCEPLFITNYYLLQRGNVRYTQDIFSYLDNKETLWFVESNSKASQFFLRFILSNPALKYAWWVLLGGLVLFIFFNAKRKQRIVPIIEPLKNTSVDFVKSIGNLYLQEGDFHDMMAKKAQYFLNKVRMDLLIDTQNLDEEFAKKLHLKTGKPTEMINEAIDLIKKGQDPYAHVMKEDLAKMNKLLDGII
- a CDS encoding DUF4129 domain-containing protein gives rise to the protein MNKILLFLLIFFSVECTYAQTENDPPPPIGEAYVDSLETGHYKNMYRADSVLSKNPVTENTVYPKKFKENIQSRYKGKEFDYTTVKPRMSFWEKLMKKIGELLDSIFGETVLTKSGDFAGVLLRLFAIVLVGFLVYFIIKYLIGKDGNFLFGKKNRKVHIKDEELHENIHEINFPESILKFEKSGDFRSAVRYQFLFILKKLSDKKLIIWNPEKTNKDYVAELKAPHLKDGFYDLSYIFDYVWYGEFNIDEESYLKFKNQYQSFKP